The following DNA comes from Micromonospora chokoriensis.
CGATCTGGTGAGCCGGGTGAAGCAGGCCGAACACGCGGTCGCGCTCTCCAGCGACGGGCTGTTGATGGCCTCCTCCCAGGGGATGAGCCGGGACGACGGTGAGCACCTGGCGGCGATGGCGGCCGGCATCCAGAGCCTGGCCCGCGGCGCCGGGAAGCGCTTCGGCGGCGGGCAGGTGCAGCAGACCATCATCGAGATGCAGTCGTCGTTCCTGTTCG
Coding sequences within:
- a CDS encoding roadblock/LC7 domain-containing protein; protein product: MAQKTASSADLTWLLDDLVSRVKQAEHAVALSSDGLLMASSQGMSRDDGEHLAAMAAGIQSLARGAGKRFGGGQVQQTIIEMQSSFLFVTAAGRNACLAVLASEDADVGLIAYEMAMLVTRVGKYVASPSRATEQSVDER